TTTCTAAgacattttttacaaattggTGTTTCTCCCGCTTCATAAATCTAACACACTGTGTCAGGCGAGGTTTTTAAATCCTAATCAGTCCCAACAGAAAGTTGCGATCTCAGTATGGCTACCGTTAATTCAAATGTAATTATTATCCACTAATTCAGACGTACAGCAGTTGTTGTTCACTCGTCTGACTGTCGGTGTCAGAGCTGTaggtgacagcagcagctattTGTCGAGGCCCAGGCCCTATTTAGAGAAGTGTATCATCTAAGTGTCACTTCCCTGTTTGGCACTACAGGAGACGAGCTAACACTAATAGTGTAAATGTCCTTGATGAACATAAATACCTTTTGATTTAGTTGTGTTGTTAATTTTAGATTTAGTTGACTATAGTTGCTTATCTTCAATGTGTAATTTTGCtgttgatacaatttaatgttacTGAGGGACTAATGAAGAATAATTCTAAACTAAAATGAATGGCTTTCAAAACAAACACGGATCTGTTATACACAGAACCTGTTTTTACAGTTTCAGCAAAGATCTGGCCCATGTTAACGTACTCAGCAGCTGCCCTGTACCGGTTCTGTCTTCCTGGTTGCCTTCCAGGATGTTTTCTTTAGTGACCAATTAGAGCAGCAGGGTAGGTTCCTACGGGTTCCTGCTATTTCTGCTCTAGTTGTCAGCTTCAGTCTGGCTCCACCATAAATAATGCAGGCAGCACACtggtttgttttcgtttttgtCATTACCCGACTGAGCCGTCAGCTGGTTAACACGTTCCTGCACTGATTCTTACCGCATCAGAACCGAGCGGCTCATTCCAATAGCCATTTTATTGCAGAGATGgaaagaaatcttttttttggaagagctgcagcaaaatcaaaatgtttgtgttgcaacagaaaaaaatcacaacagaaGGAAGCGAAGTCCTGAAAGCACTGACTGAAGTTTTAGCTGTGCGGTGCACACAGAGACGGTCTTAGTGAGATCAGGGCGTCTGGTGAGCCGCTGACATCACACAGACTGACTGACTGAAGCTGTAGTGACATTATGGTGTCCGTAGGTCAGCTGTGAACGCTGTAAAGGTTGAACAAATGTAATCTGGAAGAAAATGCCAGACTGGTGCAATTTAGGGCTGCAGCTAACCATTATTGTCATACTCCACTAATgtagtgattatttttttcattagtcTAATCATTGCTGCCCTAGTCCAATTCCCCTCAAAACGTTTTAAGTTTcaagttttaagcaaaaatgattttaatgaCCCTCCTTTTTTGATGTCGTTTTTTCCTGATTGTTTGGAGCAGAGATGAAAAATGAGACCAAACGTGATTATTAGCTCAGCCCTAATGCGTAGCCCTCTTTAACAGTACACTTTCTAGCTGGGCCTGAGCTCCCCGGGTTGGATTTGGAGGAGTAGGTATGTCGCAGTTGCAAAGGTGTAAGATTTCAGCTTTCCCTGCCACATTGGGATATGATGAGGCACAAGCCCAGGTGGCTTAGCGAGCTGCTGAGCAGTAAACCGGCCTGCTGATGCTTCTGCAGCGTCTCGGCTACAATATTACTCAGACTAAATCTAAACAGTGATTTTTGAGGAGATATGTCAGCTGGAAGCTCATCATAAGCTCACCTGAAACAATGTCCGGCTGGTCAGGGCTCAGCGCTGTCATCCAGACATCAGAAGCCATAGAACTGATCCGCTCTCGCTGGTTTTGTGTCGCCACCTCCGTTCTCACATTGCTgcgtgtgtttttgttttttttcgtcCTTTTAGCTCTTTCCTGAAGAGCATAATTCCTACTCTGCTGCTGATCGGCTTTCTGCTGTTCACGCTGCGGCGTAGTCCAATGGCCGGAGGCACAGGCGGTGGAAGGAGCCCCTTCAGCATGAGCGAGTCAACAGCCAAGATGATGAGAGACAAGATAGACGTTAAATTCAAGGACGTGGCTGGCTGTGAGGAAGCAAAGCTAGAGATCCTGGAGTTTGTGAACTTCCTGAAGAACCCTCAGCAGTATCAGGACCTCGGAGCCAAGATCCCCAAGGTGAAAGCGCACAGACGTGTCGGCGGAATCTCCCCTGTCCTCCTGCTCTGGGTGGCTGACTGATGCTTGTTATTGCAGGGCGCGGTGCTGTCTGGACCTCCTGGCACGGGGAAGACCCTGCTGGCCAAAGCCACAGCAGGAGAGGCCAACGTCCCCTTCATCACAGTCAACGGCTCCGAGTTCCTGGAGATGTTTGTAGGCGTCGGTCCGGCCAGGGTGAGTGCAACAAACGGCAGCGACGGACAGCGCAGCGTTTCTCAGGAAGTAAGCGTCCATCTAACACGGCTCCTGTGAAGGTGAGGGACATGTTTGCCATGGCGAGGAAGAACGCGCCCTGCATCCTCTTCATTGACGAGATTGACGCCGTGGGGCGAAAGAGAGGCGGGGGGAACTTCGGGGGTCAGAATGAACAGGAGAACACGCTAAACCAGCTGCTGGTGGAGATGGACGGTAGGATGCACGGCAGCCACGTTCCGTTCAGAGCCTGCTGgattctctctgtgttgttttataaaaacctattctcctcctcctcctccaggttTTAACACAGCTACTAATGTTGTGGTCCTTGCTGGGACCAATAGACCCGACATCCTGGACCCTGCCCTGATGAGACCAGGACGCTTTGACCGGCAGATTTACATCGGTACTGTCAGTCTCTATGCCTACTGCAGCACACTGAAAAAAAGCAGGTTTAGTTGAAGGGGTGAACCGCACAGTGTTGGAATCTGGTtaacaataaagtttttttatggATGCTGACCCCTGTAACTGGATCAGAGAACACATTCAGGGTGGACATCCGCTTCGGAGGGCATGTTTTAGAACACCAGGGGCCTCATGTACAAAGACTTGTCTGAATTTGCTGCTACAATTTGGCGtactctaaaataaaataaaaaataggtattaaaaaacaaaaatccacatGTATGAAACTGGGTTCACCAGGATCCAAGTAGATTTCCTTTGTACAACCCAGTCCAACATCTATTTACTTGTGTAAATCCTCACAGGTAGAGCAACTTCATGTGTGGCGTGTCCAAACGGACTCAGCTACTTTTCATATTTCCCATGCAAAATCAGACCTCTGTTAACAATGTCTGGCGTTTCCCATTGTTGTGGACATGAAATGAATCCAGAACCGCTCCAAGGAACAAGAGAGGCTGGTGCATTTACTCTCTGATCTGCTTTATTACAGAGACGCTCCAGACTTGGTAGGATGCTCTGAAATTCAGGTTTAAGCAACAGTGTCTAGCACTTCCAAGAAATGATGCTGTAAGGCCATAAAGATGACGTCTTCACTGCAGCCTGAGCGCACATGCTAGAGGAGTGTTGGATCTTAATTAACTGGTTTAGATGCCCGCGTTGCCAAAGACGTGTGGATAAACTCATCAGTTTATCCACACAGTGTTAATGCTTCTCCAACGACATAACggtttacatttttaagttcAAACCTTCATTTTACCAGGAAGTTCCCACTGAGGTTGAAAACCTCTTTCACACAGGGGTCCTGGCCACGGAGGGCAGCAGCCGTGAAATTTACTCACTGATAATCATGAGAATCATAAGAATATGGAACACATTTAAAAGATGAAACTAAGAAAAAACAGGCACATATAACTAAATCTCCTCAGTGTCAATTTAAAAGCTCCCAAAGATGTTCAGTGTCTTAATTTCCAGTCATACTTGCAACATATTCCCTGGAAAAGAAGCTTTATAAACTGCTTCTTTCAATATGGGCAGTTGGACCTGAAAGTGATGAATAGAAAGAGTGATGTTCAGTAAAGTATTGCCTGACGTCtaaaaacaagcttttaaaaGGAGAAGCAAAActtatgaagaaaataaaaacccaacttTAGCTTCAACTCCACGACTTTAATCACACGAAGAGTTAAAAGCGAGGGAGTCGTCCATCAAGACATCGAGCTTTATTAGTAATTAGTAATCTGGATCACTTCAAAAAGGCTTTCTGCACCCTTAGCACCGCAGTCGGCAGCGTTTGAGTTCTGCTGGTAGAATATTTACTCTGAGTTCAGGTTCTTCAGCGTTTCAGAGCCACTGCCCTtccacagcaaacatgtggatcAGCAGAAAGGAAACTATGATGTTTTGACTTGAAAAACCGTGTTTCCATGTTGTTTTAAGAAGATATAATGGGTGCATTTAACCGCCTCCTCCAGAAACGATAACTGAATCAACACAAGCAAAAAGGGTCAAACCTGTTTAGTTAAAGCTACAGCGgtagaaaaaagaataaaaagtagatTTATTGTGTTGCAGATGCTTTTATGTTGCGTTTCCATTGTTTCCCTCATTAGACTAATATGGATAAAAAACATTCGTACATGTTTTAATATCATGTGACAGCTGACCATAGCTTAAACCAGAGAGGCTGAAGCAAACCTTAGAATAATAAGCATTAGACGGGCGGATGTGACTGTTTATGTTTTCTGCCTCCTCTCAGGTCCTCCAGACATCAAAGGCAGGGCCTCCATCTTCAAAGTGCACCTCCGACCAATCAAGCTGGATCCCACTCTGGATAAAGACGCTCTTGCAAGAAAGATGGCCGCCTCCACTCCAGGATTCACTGGTGTGTCGCCTCTACTGCATTCATTTAAAGCTTTGTTGTTCTGAGGCTTTCTGTGACAGGAAAGCACCAGGCTCACGTAGAGGTGACGGCATGGCTAAGATTCGGTTCAGTTAGAAACCTGCTTTCAGATAGAAGTGGTGAAGAAACACTGTGAAAGACAAAGACGGGTGTTTGTCATCAGTTTGGACAGCGTTTTAGAAATGCTAGTCTGTCTCTGCACCGAGATGATAATGGGCGTTTTGTTTGTCAGGTGCTGACATCGCCAACGTGTGCAACGAAGCGGCGCTGATAGCTGCCAGGCACCTGAGCCCGTCCGTCAACCCGAAACACTTCGAGCAGGCCATCGACCGAGTCATCGGAGGTCAGTGGTTGCCAGCTTTAGATACATTCTGCCAGCTTTCTTACCGTATGCCAGTAAAAAATCCTGATGTTACAGAATAGACAGAAGTATAGGTTACTACACAGCATGCTGTATTTTCTGCTGATGTCTCACCACATCCCTCTGTCCAGGCCTGGAGAAGAAGACTCAGGTCCTGCAGCCAGCAGAGAAGAAGACTGTAGCCTATCACGAGGCCGGCCATGCCATCGTGGGCTGGTTCCTGCAGCACGCGGACCCCCTGCTTAAAGTACGGACCCTGAACACGCCACAGTGTTGCATGCTGACATGAAATGGATGCTGGGTAGTTTGTCAGGACTTTCTTGGAGATAAAGGTTTACATTGGTTCATCGTAAGCTCAGAGCGAGAGTGGTGGAGACCAAACCAAAGCAGCTCGTTGGTCATTAATGAATGAAGCAAAACATGAACAGCAGAATCATCCTCCTGCTGCTGACATGGAAGgttctgtttgatttttcaCTGGACATGACGATGCTGTGCACCATAAGGGACAGTCTGGTTGTTGGTACATATCGGCATCCATAAAAACGCTCTATAAATTCAACCTATTTAGGTCATTTATGCACAGTTATTACCACTAAAATGTCCAATCAGGTTAATAGTTTGGCAGGGCGCCACCTGTAGagcaattaaatcatttttaaaagcctGAACGCCTTGATCTCAGTCTCTGAGGCTCATTGGGCTACATTTATCAGTCTGTACAGATACGACCTCCATCACATGGTCAGTCTGGTCTTTAAACAAGATGACTGGGACTGGAGTAAAAGACTTTGTTAGGAGAGACTGGATCCAGTGGATCACGTGTAGCATGTGCTCGGTAACCGCTGGTGTTTCAGCAGCGTGTACGCAGGACAGCGAGATGTTTACATCCTGGCCTCAAAGAGCCAAGTGGAGAGAAGGTGCACtgcaaaagaaaactaaaagtaaggacaattttcctaaaatgtgtgtatttgtccatgattcgatcaggtaaataagattgtttgccagtggaatgagtattctgaccTCACAAATTAGACAGACTTAAGCAAGGATGACTGAAATGAGTTGTTTGTggcaaataatcatatttactttctcaaatcaagaacaaatccACTAATTTCCAAATGTTCCTTACTTTTAGTTTGCTCTTTGCAGTGTGTTTTGTCTTCTCCCtggtggagcagcaggaagaggagctgAAAATGCTCCGGTTTGTTACCGGGATATGGAGGAAAGTTTCaggagaaacattaaaagcttCATTTACCTTGCACAGATGATTTTCCTGGTGTAAATGCACAACAGTGGTACATCTCTATATCTTTTGTAATTGTGCTCGCTCTGGTGTTGAACACATGTCTGCGCTGTAGGTGTGTGTGGACAGACAAATGTCCCAATGTGACTAACGACTCAGAGAGAAAACAGTTGATAGTGAGCAGCGGGACTGAGTGCTgccctgtttatttttttttctcttcaggtGTCGATCATTCCACGGGGGAAGGGTCTGGGTTATGCTCAGTACCTGCCCAGAGAGCAGTACCTGTACACCAAGGAGCAGCTGTTTGACAGGATGTGCATGATGCTGGGAGGCCGCGTGGCTGAGCAGGTCTTCTTTGGCCAGATAACCACCGGAGCTCAGGACGACTTGAAGAAGGTCACGCAGTCCGCCTACGCccaggtacacacacacacacacacacacacacacacacacatgtgtgCGTACCGAGTCAGAGTGTGTGTAATACCGAGGCAGGGTTAAGCTGTGGGACTCCCCTCTGTCTGCTGCCATGCAGGTGGTGCAGTTTGGGATGAGCGAGCGCGTGGGCCAGG
This genomic stretch from Fundulus heteroclitus isolate FHET01 chromosome 2, MU-UCD_Fhet_4.1, whole genome shotgun sequence harbors:
- the LOC105927067 gene encoding AFG3-like protein 1, with the translated sequence MSQMLRLLSAAALPFCRAGGARARTVAPGSFAVLNRVFSSQTRTNLLPCRTVWLAQQRLYSTEPKDEGGGGRSGGGKRSGGGKDWWSRIQKGDFPWDEKDFRYLMVTVAGVSSVLLYLYFRDSGREISWKDFVHRYLGRGLVDRLEVVNKQFVRVVLLPGADADGSYVWFNIGSVDTFERNLEAAHQELGLEPSHRAAVIYSSESDGSFLKSIIPTLLLIGFLLFTLRRSPMAGGTGGGRSPFSMSESTAKMMRDKIDVKFKDVAGCEEAKLEILEFVNFLKNPQQYQDLGAKIPKGAVLSGPPGTGKTLLAKATAGEANVPFITVNGSEFLEMFVGVGPARVRDMFAMARKNAPCILFIDEIDAVGRKRGGGNFGGQNEQENTLNQLLVEMDGFNTATNVVVLAGTNRPDILDPALMRPGRFDRQIYIGPPDIKGRASIFKVHLRPIKLDPTLDKDALARKMAASTPGFTGADIANVCNEAALIAARHLSPSVNPKHFEQAIDRVIGGLEKKTQVLQPAEKKTVAYHEAGHAIVGWFLQHADPLLKVSIIPRGKGLGYAQYLPREQYLYTKEQLFDRMCMMLGGRVAEQVFFGQITTGAQDDLKKVTQSAYAQVVQFGMSERVGQVSFDLPRQGEMVLEKPYSEATAELIDEEVRGLVDRAFEHTMQLILDKKEQVDKVGKRLLEKEVLDKADMVELLGPRPFQEKSTYEEFVEGTGAFEEDTSLPEGLREWNKDRGEEIDELCPTWDKQQV